The Fusarium falciforme chromosome 4, complete sequence genomic interval CCACAGTAGACGATGACGGGATAAGAGAGTAGGCGTAGGGGGCGTAAGACCATTGACCAGAAATGGTGGACTGGCTGCACATTGTCGAACAGTTTGAGCTTCTGGAGATATGTCTTTCGACGCCAAGTCAGAGTGCCGTTAGAGAGATCGCTCTGCGTGGTCGGTTGGACGCTCTCCCCCTTTGTGTCGTCCATGCGGTTCGCCTCATCGGATGCGATTGTCTTCGATTTCATTCCATTCTGCGTCTCTTCAGTCACGAGTACAGATGTTCGCTTGAAGTTTGTTTCCTCCATGAAAAAGAAGCAAAATACGAAACCGATAGCCAACCAAATCGTTGCCCAGTACTAGCAAATAGTCAGCTTCTGTAAATTCTCCGAGACGCTATATCGACATACCTGAGCCCAGCGCCAGCCCATTCCATCATTGATGAACCCGGCGAGGATCGGAGCCAGGAAGCCGGCTGCGAAGAGTACGAACGCATAGATAGCCATAAACTTCCCTCGCTCATGCGCACAGAACACGTCCGCAATAGAGATCTCTCCCAGACATTCTAGAGGGCCGCCGGCTAGACCTCCTAGAATCTTCATAGCCATCCATGCGCCAGGGCTAAGTGCGAAGGGGACGGCAATCGTAACGCCGATAGTCATCAGTAGCGagataagatatataggCCTCTTCCCGAACTGCTTGGCGGCTGGCTGCCATATCAGACAGCTCCATCCGAAAGCCAGGTAGCTGTAGCCGGTACCGGCGTTGAGATCTGAACAAGGGGATTAACGATATGCTAGGGTAAGTGGTGATTGCACAGTCACTTACCTGCTACGGAAAGCCCGGTGTCCTCAGCCACAGGAACGATGATGGAATACACCAAGGAGCACGATAGGCCAACCATGACCATGTAGACTGCCATACAGGTGACCGAGAGCAATTTGCGCCGCCTCGACCAGTTGAGCGGATCCTCAGGATCATCGGTAGGCATAGGAACGAGCACGatgtcgccgtcgtcggtaTGTTTGGAGTGCGAGATGTGCTGGACATCTACCAGATAAACTGTCCCAGGGACAGCGCGATGGTCCGACATTTTGGAGTCAATCGGGTAAAGGATGAGGAACAAGAGAAGTGTGTGGCTATCACGTTGGAAGAATGCGAGGCACAGCAAGATATATACACGGCCAAGTCAACTTGATCGTATGGATGTTATGCTCAGGGGTGTCGCCTAGGTACCTTGGAAGCACAAAGCTGGCGGATGTGaatttaaagttttaagCATAACTTCCTTCACATCCTCGGTACGTTGGCTCACATGGCCCATGTTTTAGGTGTAGGGGGGTAATTGCCAAGAGACAAATGGTGGCCGGGGAACAATACATAGCGAGTGCTAAGAGGCAGTAAAGACGAGTCCGACCTATTGAGAAGACACAAACTTACAGTGGTTACTAGATTTGTATGCTTTGCGAAGGACCGTGTGAGAAGCCAAGAGACGGTGACATAGACCCCGCACGAGGCGTTGGTAGGACCTAGTATTTAGTACTGATAAGTCTCGGAAGGCTGCTAAATTGGGTAGGTTCTCGTCCAGTCCAGACTTGCCGAATTTGGTTGTGTTGCGAAGGGCTGTGCTGTGCCCTTGATTAGCCCCTACCCCAGACTTCAGCTGTGCTACGGCTGTGTTATATCCGTTGGATTGCTCAGACGCCCACCTCCACCGCTTCTTCgagcccttgaccttgaccaagCCCCTACCCCAGAAACGTAGTTGCAGCCAATCGCTTACTGTGGGCCTTTCTGTGTTCTTTATACCAGTCAAGCGGTGTCAACGGAAATGAAATAAGCGACGTCACAAATCGGACGGAGAGAATCTGCGCTGCAAATGAATGTCTTGGACAAGGAAAGCTGCGTAGAAGGTTTGGCTCACCATCGTCTGCTGTTTCCATTAGGTAAACAGTCATTGTCACATTCTTCCGTCCGGTCGAGACAGAGGGTATGAAGGCAGAATTCATAATTGATCTGACCTGATTCCCATGTGCCGGATCTACCATTGTTGCATGTATAGCTGTGTTGCCCGCCACTGTAGTATCCGCAGGTCGCGTCAGGCGCAATGGTAGTGG includes:
- a CDS encoding MFS domain-containing protein, which gives rise to MSDHRAVPGTVYLVDVQHISHSKHTDDGDIVLVPMPTDDPEDPLNWSRRRKLLSVTCMAVYMVMVGLSCSLVYSIIVPVAEDTGLSVADLNAGTGYSYLAFGWSCLIWQPAAKQFGKRPIYLISLLMTIGVTIAVPFALSPGAWMAMKILGGLAGGPLECLGEISIADVFCAHERGKFMAIYAFVLFAAGFLAPILAGFINDGMGWRWAQYWATIWLAIGFVFCFFFMEETNFKRTSVLVTEETQNGMKSKTIASDEANRMDDTKGESVQPTTQSDLSNGTLTWRRKTYLQKLKLFDNVQPVHHFWSMVLRPLRLLSYPVIVYCGFSYGCSLIWYSVLNGTASVVLSSPPYNFSASYVGLTYISPMIGVGIGSLIAGNFGDVVVIRLARRNKGIWHSEHRQWLNIIMAVLLPGSLLLWGLGAEHGIHWVGLVFAMGLIGCCIAMGAHLSLSYCIDTYTDFGADAVVATMCIRNTMGFAIGYGITPWTEDLGYQNAFLIAAAAGLLQVLTFLIMVKWGPQIRERSTDRYRRDVDRATELGITH